Within the Borrelia parkeri genome, the region ATAGAGCATCAAGCATTATTTTTCTCTTTTCTTCAGCCTCATTGATTAACTCAGCAGGAATTTCCTTTTCTATAATTTCTATTCCATCTTTGCCTTCAAAGTAATAGGCTTTCATTAAAACAAGATCCACAACTCCCATGTGTTTATCTTCAAGTCCTATTGGAATTTGCATTAAAACTGAGTTTAAACCAAGCTTATCTTTAAGCTGATCTTTTACATTGTTAGGATTTGCTCCGGTTTTGTCACATTTATTTACGAAAGCAAGACGTGGTACATTATATCTTTTTAATTGTCTGTCAACTGTAATTGATTGAGATTGAACCCCTGCAACAGAGTCAAGAACAAGTATAGCGCCATCTAGCACTCTAAGTGAACGTTCAACCTCAATTGTGAAGTCAACGTGACCTGGAGTGTCAATGATATTTATTGGATGGTTTTTCCATTCAACGTGAGTTGCAGCAGATGCAATTGTGATGCCCCGTTCTCTTTCAAGTTCCATTGAATCCATTGTTGCTCCAACCCCATCTTTTCCCTTTACTTCATGAATGGCGTGAATTTTGTTGCAATAAAAAAGAATACGTTCTGTGAGTGTTGTTTTTCCTGAATCAATGTGGGCACTAATACCTATGTTTCGCAATTTTTTATAGTCCATGGAATATTTTTCCTCCTGAGTGATGTATATACTTAGAACACTAATTATCCTAATTATTTTACATAATTTTTAAAAAAAAGTCTATTTTAAACTGTTTTGGTCGATTTTGACTTAAGGAAGTTTCATTGTCTAAAAAGTTAAGTAATATATTTAATTGCTTTTTTAGCAGGGGATTTTTCGTATTGAATTTATAAAATTAAATTAATTTTAATTTAATTATTTTTCAATTGCAGCTTGTGAGAAAGTCCAGTTATTTATAGACTTGCTTGACTAAATTTTATTAAACATATACAGTTAATTATAAGGAATATATCATTTAGTAAATTTTGATTTCATTGATTAAAAATGCTTAATATTTAATGAATTTACTCTTTCTTTACTTTATATTTTATACTCCTAAGAATTAATTATTGGAGGATATAAGTTTGAATACTTTAACAATATCTCATGAATTGAGTAAAATATGTCAGGTTGATTATGATTCTGCATTGTCTGAACTTTCTGTATTTTTTAAGGACGGAAGAGCCTATAAATATTTTAAGATTGAACCAAGGCACTTTAATATAATATCTAAGCTTGTACAAGAGAAAAGATCAGTTGGTAAATATTTAACGGAACATATATTTAATAAGTATGACCAAGAAAAGCTTTAATTTTAGTTGTTGACTTAGTTATTTAAGAAGGGTTCTTAATGTATAGGAATCCTTCTTAATTTTTTTCCTTTAAATTGATAATTGGGAAACAATATAATTTGATTTAAAAAGTAAATTTGGATTGTATTTTTTTTGCAATAAATGTTATTATAATATAATTATCTTGTAAGGGCTTAGGATATGAAAAATTTTTTAATTATTATAATACTAGTTTTGTCTTTTAGTACATCTTATGCTAAGTTTGTATATTTCTCAGCGGGTTTTAGTACACAAATTAGTCTTGAGTCATTTTCTTTATTTAATAGAAAAACTGGCACAGTTTTAGATAAATTGATAAGTTTTGAATTGTTTACTATCTTGACAAATTTTCAAAATAATTTTCTTAATCGTTTAAGTGAATTTGAGGACAGTGCAGCTGTTTTGTATAGTTCTTTTCAAAATAATTTAAGTCTTCTCATTAAGCTGTTTAAGAATAGAAAGGAGCCAAATTCACAGTTGGATAATATGGATGATTCGGATTTGAATGATTTAGACTCACTTGTGAATAGTACTCATGATTTGAGAAAATTTTTGCGTGAATTGAGTAAGTTAAACAACAAGGTTACGCTTCAGAAATTAGGTGAGACTGGATCGAGTATAAGAAAACTTTTAGTTGATTTAGAAGAAACGGCAAAACGTGCTATTGAGTTAAAAGAAGTAATATTTAGTCAATTAAATGAGTTTGGAATTAGTAATCAAGATGATTTTTTGAGATTATGTGAAGAAATTTCTACTCCAGGGACTGTTTTAAATGATGCTTTGCGGCAAAAATTGTCACCTTTATTTAGTACTGGTTTTCAGGGTTATTTTCAAATTGGTCTTCCTATTGCTACCAGTAATTTTTATTATGGATTTGAACTTGGATTTGGTGTGAATCTTGGAAGGATGATGTTTCCTAATTTAAACCTTTTAAAGGCTTCCTATCCTGTTAAGTTGGGTTCAGGAATAATTCCAAGATTATTCATAAAATATGATATTTATTATTTAGCAGCTACTTTATTTTCAGGTTTTGGTGATAGATCTTTAGTTGTAGATCCTGTTTATACAGGGAATTTAATTGGTAATGGCAGAGTAACCAATCCTTTTAATGTTATTGAGACAGGTTTTAGATTGAGATTAGCCTTTCTTAGTTTTGAATCGTCATTATTATTTTCTATTAATGATTTTAAATATAGAGATTTAAGGGCTGGCCTTGGATTTGAGATTCCAGTAGTTATTTAGGCATTGATATTGATTGATGTTTGATTAAAATTTTAATGTTTACTTTAGTCTAGTATTTGGGTTTTGCTTTGATGTATAAGGGGTTATTTTTTTTCTTTTTTTATTTTGTATTGTCTTGTAAAACTCTTGCTCAAGATTATCAAACTATTTCAGATGAGTATTATAAGCTTGCCAAATTAAATGAGGAGCTTGGTAATAATCAGGCATCCGTTGAACTTTATGAACAAGCTATTAAATTTAATTCTAATGTGAATGATGCGTCTACTTATAATTTTATTTTGGCTTATATCAATTTGAAGAAATATGATGAGGCTGGATTAAAGCTTGAATCTTTATTGGAAAATGATCAGGACAATATTTTGTTAATTAATTTAAAAGCTTATCTATATTTTAGAAAGGAAAATTTAGAAGAGGCTTTAAAATTTTATTTAAAAACTTTGGAAATAGCACCTGCTAATCAAGAAGCGTTATTTAATGTTTTTTATATTTATCATTTAAAGAAGGACATGGAAACTGCAAAGAAGTATATTTTAAAATATAAGGAATTAAAATATACAATTCCTTCTAATGCAAGTGAGATAGTTTCGTCCGTTTTGGAGGATTAAAGGTTGAAGATTGTTTTATGCTAATTTTGGCATTTGTTTTTTAATGATCTTAATATGCAAATTCATTTAAATATTTTGGGGGACTTAAGTGTTATGCAGATAAAGATTTTATTTTTGAGTTTATTGATATTTATTACAAGTAATGCTTTTTCGGATGT harbors:
- a CDS encoding KTSC domain-containing protein, coding for MNTLTISHELSKICQVDYDSALSELSVFFKDGRAYKYFKIEPRHFNIISKLVQEKRSVGKYLTEHIFNKYDQEKL